One Papaver somniferum cultivar HN1 chromosome 10, ASM357369v1, whole genome shotgun sequence genomic window carries:
- the LOC113318529 gene encoding uncharacterized protein LOC113318529, giving the protein MRSEKHYHEFSHPIGKTPVNTSIIIRVKELYNYQNWVQEFYYSITQKGQEGEPKSSINYSALKGVIEGYFGFQWHPQDIDLALQIEKPFVDDKSSTEDKGLLKKWEKSDRPSIMLMRMHIDANIKGSLPKPESAKDFMDIIKERFKTADKSLAGKLMSQLTTMKYNGAQSMHHHVIEMRSIAAKLTEMKLNVDENFLVQFILNSLPDQYAAFQVHYNTIKEKCTANELANMLVQEEARLKQLISV; this is encoded by the exons ATGAGGTCAGAAAAGCATTATCATGAATTTTCACACCCTATTGGCAAGACCCCTGTTAACACAAGCATCATCATCCGTGTAAAG GAACTCTATAACTATCAAAATTGGGTTCAAGAATTTTATTATTCCATTACACAAAAAGGTCAAGAAGGAGAACCCAAAAGTTCTATAAACTATTCTGCTCTAAAGGGTGTTATTGAAGGATATTTTGGATTTCAATGGCATCCTCAG GATATTGATCTTGCTCTCCAAATTGAAAAGCCATTTGTAGATGATAAGAGTTCCACTGAAGATAAAGGTCTCTTGAAAAAGTGGGAGAAAAGTGATAGGCCGAGCATAATGTTGATGCGAATGCACATTGATGCAAACATTAAAGGATCACTTCCCAAACCTGAAAGTGCTAAAGACTTTATGGATATCATTAAGGAACGCTTTAAGACAGCGGATAAGTCTCTGGCTGGGAAGCTGATGTCTCAACTGACTACCATGAAGTATAACGGTGCACAGTCAATGCACCATCACGTGATTGAAATGAGAAGCATTGCTGCTAAGCTCACTGAGATGAAATTAAATGTGGATGAGAACTTTCTCGTCCAATTCATTCTCAATTCGCTTCCAGATCAGTATGCCGCTTTTCAAGTGCATTACAACACTATTAAGGAAAAGTGCACTGCCAATGAACTGGCAAACATGTTGGTTCAAGAAGAAGCTAGGTTAAAACAACTGATAAGTGTCTAA